A region of Liolophura sinensis isolate JHLJ2023 chromosome 8, CUHK_Ljap_v2, whole genome shotgun sequence DNA encodes the following proteins:
- the LOC135472798 gene encoding uncharacterized protein LOC135472798 codes for MKTVRCKLPRLTKSNLITLAVVVIIIALLHVVIQFEQDSQEDLSNLDFPGENLALPRSLTPLEEFPKSGKSQIPKIIHQTWANTKIPNSLVPFINSWTSHHPDWEYWFWTDDSARELIADKFPEYLSMFDSYTEGIRRADALRYFVLYEYGGVYSDLDLENLQSLEPMTRKYSCFIGQEPWEHPILDSNFEGLAINAIMGCNKKHPFMKFVMENLPNFAHMWNVLDSTGPHFITLLYRSYIKSVKEPLDPGGVYLAPAEYFFPTLDPVKFFYFKQKCYNYKSLSRLQQKACMSLKLNGMVREPLSYSFTVHHWIHTYLRFSFNFFQSKTDISEVVPNFKMYGEKNRK; via the coding sequence ATGAAGACTGTACGGTGTAAACTGCCCCGACTAACCAAGAGTAACCTCATCACATTGGCAGTTGTGGTCATCATCATTGCCCTCCTCCATGTTGTGATTCAGTTTGAGCAAGATTCTCAAGAAGATCTCAGCAATTTAGATTTTCCTGGGGAGAACTTAGCTTTACCACGCTCTCTAACACCATTAGAAGAATTTCCAAAGAGTGGGAAAAGCCAAATTCCTAAGATCATTCACCAGACTTGGGCAAATACCAAAATCCCCAACTCCCTGGTGCCGTTCATCAATTCTTGGACATCACATCATCCTGACTGGGAATACTGGTTTTGGACAGATGATTCTGCTAGAGAGCTCATCGCTGACAAGTTCCCGGAGTACCTGTCCATGTTTGATTCATACACCGAGGGAATCAGGAGAGCTGATGCCTTGCGGTATTTTGTTCTGTACGAATATGGTGGTGTGTATTCTGATTTGGACTTAGAAAACCTTCAGTCTTTGGAGCCTATGACACGGAAATATTCCTGTTTTATTGGTCAGGAGCCATGGGAACATCCCATACTGGACTCAAACTTTGAAGGTTTGGCCATAAACGCCATCATGGGTTGCAACAAGAAACATCCATTCATGAAATTTGTGATGGAAAATCTCCCAAATTTTGCCCATATGTGGAATGTATTAGACAGCACTGGTCCTCACTTCATCACACTTCTCTATCGTTCCTACATAAAATCTGTGAAAGAACCATTAGATCCTGGAGGCGTCTATTTAGCTCCGgcagaatatttttttccaacTTTAGATCCAGtgaaattcttttattttaagcaGAAATGTTACAATTATAAAAGTTTAAGTCGACTACAGCAGAAGGCTTGTATGTCCTTAAAACTGAATGGTATGGTAAGGGAGCCATTGTCATATTCCTTTACAGTTCATCATTGGATACATACTTATTTAAGattcagttttaatttctttcagtcCAAAACTGATATATCTGAAGTAGTACCAAACTTCAAGATGTATGgtgagaaaaacagaaaatag